From Streptomyces asiaticus, one genomic window encodes:
- a CDS encoding winged helix-turn-helix transcriptional regulator produces MSTRCHTGQHAHHDVYEAQCPCRAMLDLLANKWSALAIGALEDGPLRFGALQRRLQGISPKVLTQTLRRLEDAGLVERTVYPAVPLHVEYELSSLGHSASVPLRNLRLWVEDNLDLTASAAKPM; encoded by the coding sequence ATGAGTACGCGATGCCACACGGGCCAGCATGCCCATCATGATGTGTACGAGGCCCAGTGCCCGTGCCGCGCCATGCTGGATCTGCTGGCGAACAAATGGTCGGCGCTGGCCATCGGCGCCCTGGAGGACGGCCCCCTCCGATTCGGCGCGCTACAGCGCCGGCTTCAGGGGATCAGCCCCAAGGTGCTCACCCAGACACTGCGGCGCCTCGAGGACGCCGGTCTGGTGGAGCGGACCGTCTACCCGGCCGTTCCGCTCCATGTGGAGTACGAGCTCTCCTCCCTGGGCCACAGCGCGTCCGTCCCGCTCAGGAATCTGCGTCTGTGGGTGGAGGACAATCTGGATCTCACCGCCTCGGCCGCGAAGCCGATGTGA
- a CDS encoding NIPSNAP family protein: MFYEIRRYQTRPGRREEWVSFMEEVIIPFQTAQGMNVIASFIDEEDPDGYVWLRRFADEAERVRLYEAVYQSERWQQEIGPRVDELLFREKIQVTRAVPTPASGLR, from the coding sequence ATGTTCTACGAGATCCGCCGCTACCAGACCAGGCCCGGCCGCCGGGAGGAATGGGTCAGCTTCATGGAGGAGGTGATCATCCCCTTCCAGACGGCGCAGGGGATGAACGTCATCGCCTCGTTCATCGACGAGGAGGACCCCGACGGCTATGTGTGGCTGCGGCGCTTCGCCGACGAGGCGGAGCGGGTGCGGCTCTACGAGGCCGTCTACCAGAGCGAGCGGTGGCAGCAGGAGATCGGCCCCCGGGTCGACGAACTGCTGTTCCGGGAGAAGATCCAGGTCACGCGGGCCGTGCCCACGCCCGCGTCCGGGCTTCGCTGA
- a CDS encoding YceI family protein, with translation MNLFSRSTSRRAIASAAPEAPSTRATSSAVALPDPGLAALTGEWIVDPAHSRIGFSVRHAMVSTVRGAFTQFESRLYFDGRDPRRSRAEVLLSTASVQTGVEQRDDHLMGRDFLDARTFPHIRFVSTAVEVSGPDVYRMAGELTIRDITRPVVLELTYIGHVTDPFGYQRAGFDGTTTINRSEWGLTYNARLAEGGALVSEKVRLQFDIAAIRTAPTA, from the coding sequence ATGAACCTGTTCAGCCGCAGTACCTCCCGCCGCGCGATCGCCAGCGCCGCACCGGAGGCCCCCTCTACTCGGGCGACGTCCAGCGCCGTCGCTCTGCCGGACCCCGGCCTCGCGGCTCTCACCGGAGAGTGGATCGTCGACCCGGCGCACAGCCGGATCGGTTTCTCCGTCCGGCACGCCATGGTGAGCACGGTGCGTGGCGCCTTCACGCAGTTCGAGAGCCGACTCTACTTCGACGGCCGTGACCCGCGCCGTTCCCGGGCCGAGGTCCTGCTGTCCACCGCCAGTGTCCAGACCGGTGTCGAGCAGCGCGACGACCACTTGATGGGCCGGGACTTCCTGGACGCCAGAACCTTCCCGCACATCCGGTTCGTCAGCACCGCCGTGGAGGTCTCGGGCCCGGACGTCTACCGCATGGCCGGGGAGCTCACGATCAGAGACATCACCCGCCCCGTCGTCCTGGAGCTCACCTACATCGGACATGTCACGGATCCCTTCGGCTACCAGCGGGCGGGCTTCGACGGCACGACCACCATCAACCGCTCCGAATGGGGGCTGACCTACAACGCCAGGCTGGCCGAGGGCGGCGCCCTGGTGAGTGAGAAGGTCCGCCTCCAGTTCGACATCGCCGCCATCCGCACCGCCCCCACCGCCTGA
- a CDS encoding NADP-dependent oxidoreductase: MSRSMMRAVVQDAPGGPEVLRVAEVARPEPLPTEVLVRVHAAGVNPVDWKTRQGGGMAGVLGEPPFTLGWDVSGVVEEVGFGVTTLAPGDEVYGMPWFPRQAGGYAEFVTAPSRQFARKPATLSHEAAAAVPLAALTAWQILVDTAKVEAGQRVLVHAAAGGVGHFAVQFARHLGATVVGTARQSRHEWLGRLGAAELIDYTEQRFEDAVEDVDVVIDLLGEEHDATSTRSLEVLKKGGLLVAVPGGVSPELQEAADARGVRTSPFLVEPDGAALTTIAGLIDQGAVEVEVADVFPLEEAARAHRQGEDGHTRGKLVLRTGA, encoded by the coding sequence GTGTCCAGGTCCATGATGCGTGCGGTGGTACAGGACGCGCCCGGCGGCCCGGAGGTGCTGCGCGTCGCGGAGGTCGCGCGGCCGGAACCGCTGCCGACCGAGGTGCTGGTGCGGGTGCACGCCGCCGGCGTCAACCCGGTCGACTGGAAGACCCGTCAGGGCGGCGGTATGGCGGGCGTGCTAGGCGAGCCGCCGTTCACCCTGGGCTGGGATGTCTCCGGTGTGGTCGAGGAAGTGGGATTCGGGGTGACCACGCTGGCCCCGGGCGACGAGGTGTACGGAATGCCGTGGTTCCCCCGTCAGGCGGGCGGCTACGCGGAGTTCGTGACGGCCCCCTCCCGCCAGTTCGCCCGCAAGCCCGCCACGTTGAGCCACGAGGCGGCGGCCGCCGTGCCGCTCGCGGCGCTGACGGCCTGGCAGATCCTGGTGGACACGGCCAAGGTGGAGGCCGGGCAGCGGGTTCTGGTGCACGCCGCCGCCGGTGGCGTCGGCCACTTCGCCGTCCAGTTCGCACGGCACCTGGGGGCGACGGTCGTGGGGACCGCCCGGCAGAGCCGCCACGAGTGGCTCGGCAGGCTCGGCGCGGCGGAGCTGATCGACTACACCGAGCAGCGCTTCGAGGACGCGGTCGAGGACGTCGATGTGGTGATCGACCTGCTGGGAGAGGAGCACGACGCCACCAGTACCCGTTCCCTGGAGGTCCTCAAGAAGGGCGGACTGCTGGTCGCCGTCCCCGGTGGCGTCAGCCCCGAGCTGCAGGAGGCCGCGGACGCCCGCGGTGTGCGCACCAGCCCCTTCCTCGTCGAGCCGGACGGCGCCGCCCTGACGACCATCGCCGGACTGATCGACCAGGGTGCGGTGGAGGTCGAGGTGGCGGACGTCTTTCCGCTGGAGGAGGCCGCCCGCGCCCACCGCCAGGGTGAGGACGGCCACACCCGCGGCAAGCTGGTGCTCCGCACCGGCGCCTGA
- a CDS encoding glycoside hydrolase family 9 protein: MVGAAVAAGLTLGALAAPAASAADHHARHTAGTAAPKADTGSPVRVNQVGYLTHGPKKGTVVTPATKPLTWTLRAADGTERASGTTTPAGVDPSSRQNVQTFDFGKVTDAGQGYTVTIDGKKSEPFAIGDHLYDSLRSDALAYFYHNRSGIKIDADLVGSTYARPAGHDKAAPHRGDTDVPCVKGVCDYRRNVAGGWYDAGDQGKYVVNGGISVAQLMSAYERTRTTKGADAASLGDGRLRVPERGNGVPDILDEARWEMDFLLRMQVPKGKPLAGMAFHKVHDKQWTGFPTRPDQDQQQRELHKPSTAATLNLAASAAQSARLFKSYDPEFAARCLHAARAAWDAAKAHPKIYASDKDSTGGGAYGDRSVGDEFYWAAAELFITTGDHGYAKAVLDSPLHRDVGALFPRGGGMSWASTAGLGALDLATVPNKLTERQRAEARAMVTKAADRYAADSAKSAYGVPYAPKDGTYEWGSNSQVLNNMVVLATAHDLTGKDRYLDAVLRGMDYLLGGNPLNQSYVTGHGERDSHNQHHRFWAHQRDHRLPHPAPGSLAGGPNSGLQDPVAKKKLKGCAPAMCYTDSLMAFSTNEITINWNAPLAWIASYVDGLGGGTAERPVR, from the coding sequence ATGGTGGGCGCGGCGGTCGCGGCCGGACTGACCCTCGGTGCCCTGGCCGCACCCGCGGCGAGCGCCGCGGACCACCACGCGCGGCACACCGCCGGGACGGCCGCTCCCAAGGCCGACACCGGCTCGCCGGTGCGGGTGAACCAGGTCGGCTATCTGACCCACGGCCCCAAGAAGGGCACCGTCGTCACCCCCGCCACCAAGCCGCTGACCTGGACGCTCCGGGCCGCCGACGGCACCGAGCGGGCGAGCGGCACCACCACCCCCGCGGGCGTCGACCCCAGCTCCCGGCAGAATGTCCAGACCTTCGACTTCGGCAAGGTCACGGACGCGGGCCAGGGGTACACCGTCACCATCGACGGGAAGAAGAGCGAGCCGTTCGCCATCGGTGATCACCTCTACGACTCGCTGCGGAGCGACGCGCTCGCGTACTTCTACCACAACCGCAGCGGCATCAAGATCGACGCGGACCTCGTGGGCTCCACGTACGCCCGTCCCGCGGGCCATGACAAGGCGGCCCCGCACCGGGGCGACACCGACGTGCCGTGCGTCAAGGGCGTGTGCGACTACCGCCGGAATGTCGCCGGTGGCTGGTACGACGCCGGCGACCAGGGCAAGTACGTCGTCAACGGCGGTATCTCGGTGGCCCAGCTGATGTCCGCCTACGAGCGCACCCGCACCACCAAGGGTGCCGACGCCGCGTCGCTGGGCGACGGCAGGCTCCGGGTGCCCGAGCGTGGCAACGGCGTCCCGGACATCCTGGACGAGGCCCGCTGGGAGATGGACTTCCTGCTGCGCATGCAGGTGCCGAAGGGCAAGCCGCTCGCCGGTATGGCGTTCCATAAGGTGCACGACAAGCAGTGGACCGGGTTCCCGACCCGGCCGGATCAGGACCAGCAACAGCGTGAGCTGCACAAGCCGTCCACCGCGGCCACGCTCAACCTGGCGGCGTCCGCCGCGCAGAGCGCCCGGCTGTTCAAGTCCTACGACCCGGAGTTCGCCGCCCGCTGTCTGCACGCGGCCCGGGCCGCCTGGGACGCGGCCAAGGCACATCCGAAGATCTACGCCAGCGACAAGGACTCCACGGGCGGCGGTGCCTACGGCGACCGCTCCGTCGGCGACGAGTTCTACTGGGCCGCGGCCGAGCTGTTCATCACCACCGGCGACCACGGCTACGCTAAGGCGGTGCTCGACTCGCCGCTCCACCGCGACGTGGGCGCGCTCTTCCCGCGCGGCGGCGGCATGTCGTGGGCCTCGACCGCGGGCCTCGGCGCGCTGGACCTGGCCACCGTTCCCAACAAGCTCACCGAGCGGCAGCGCGCCGAGGCGCGCGCGATGGTGACGAAGGCCGCCGACCGCTACGCCGCCGACTCCGCGAAGTCGGCCTACGGGGTGCCGTACGCGCCGAAGGACGGCACGTACGAGTGGGGCTCCAACAGCCAGGTGCTCAACAACATGGTCGTGCTCGCCACCGCACACGACCTGACGGGCAAGGACCGCTACCTCGACGCGGTGCTCCGCGGCATGGACTATCTGCTGGGCGGCAATCCGCTCAACCAGTCCTATGTCACCGGCCACGGCGAGCGGGACTCGCACAACCAGCACCACCGCTTCTGGGCCCACCAGCGCGACCACCGGCTGCCGCATCCGGCGCCCGGCTCGCTGGCGGGCGGCCCGAACTCCGGGCTCCAGGACCCGGTGGCCAAGAAGAAGCTGAAGGGCTGCGCCCCGGCGATGTGCTACACCGACAGCCTGATGGCGTTCTCCACCAACGAGATCACCATCAACTGGAACGCCCCGCTGGCCTGGATCGCCTCGTACGTCGACGGTCTGGGCGGCGGCACGGCGGAGCGGCCCGTGCGCTGA
- the argG gene encoding argininosuccinate synthase, producing MSKVLTSLPVGERVGIAFSGGLDTSVAVAWMRDKGAVPCTYTADIGQYDEPDIASVPGRATTYGAEVARLVDCREALVEEGLAALACGAFHIRSGGRSYFNTTPLGRAVTGTLLVRAMLEDNVQIWGDGSTFKGNDIERFYRYGLLANPSLRIYKPWLDADFVSELGGRKEMSEWLLAHGLPYRDSAEKAYSTDANIWGATHEAKSLEHLDTGIEIVQPIMGVRFWDPSVEIAAEDVTIGFEQGRPVTINGKEFASAVDLVLEANAIGGRHGLGMSDQIENRVIEAKSRGIYEAPGMALLHAAYERLVNAIHNEDTVATYHTEGRRLGRLMYEGRWLDPQALMVRESLQRWVGAAITGEVTLRLRRGEDYSILDTSGPAFSYHPDKLSMERTEDSAFGPVDRIGQLTMRNLDIADSRAKLEQYAGLGMVGSSHPALIGAAQAASTGLIGAMPQGASEAIASDGHVSGQDKLLDRAAMEFGAD from the coding sequence GTGTCCAAAGTTCTCACCTCCCTCCCTGTCGGCGAACGCGTCGGGATCGCCTTCTCAGGCGGCCTCGACACCTCGGTAGCGGTCGCGTGGATGCGCGACAAGGGCGCGGTGCCCTGCACCTACACCGCCGACATCGGCCAGTACGACGAGCCCGACATCGCCTCGGTCCCCGGGCGCGCCACGACGTACGGCGCGGAGGTCGCCCGTCTGGTGGACTGCCGGGAGGCCCTGGTGGAGGAGGGGCTCGCGGCCCTCGCCTGCGGGGCGTTCCACATCCGCTCCGGCGGCCGCAGCTACTTCAACACCACCCCGCTCGGGCGGGCGGTCACCGGCACCCTGCTGGTGCGCGCCATGCTCGAGGACAATGTGCAGATCTGGGGCGACGGCTCCACCTTCAAGGGCAATGACATCGAGCGGTTCTACCGCTACGGCCTGCTGGCCAACCCCTCCCTGCGGATCTACAAGCCGTGGCTGGACGCCGACTTCGTGAGCGAGCTCGGCGGCCGCAAGGAGATGTCGGAGTGGCTGCTCGCCCATGGCCTGCCCTACCGGGACAGCGCGGAGAAGGCGTACTCCACGGACGCCAACATCTGGGGCGCCACCCACGAGGCCAAGTCGCTCGAGCACCTCGACACCGGTATCGAGATCGTCCAGCCGATCATGGGCGTGCGGTTCTGGGACCCGTCGGTCGAGATAGCGGCCGAGGACGTCACGATCGGCTTCGAGCAGGGCCGGCCGGTGACGATCAACGGCAAGGAGTTCGCCTCCGCCGTCGATCTGGTGCTGGAGGCCAACGCCATCGGCGGACGCCACGGGCTGGGCATGTCCGACCAGATCGAGAACCGCGTCATCGAGGCCAAGAGCCGGGGCATCTACGAGGCACCGGGCATGGCGCTGCTGCACGCGGCCTACGAGCGGCTGGTCAACGCGATCCACAACGAGGACACCGTCGCCACCTACCACACCGAGGGGCGCCGCCTCGGCCGGCTGATGTACGAAGGCCGCTGGCTGGACCCGCAGGCGCTGATGGTGCGCGAGTCGCTCCAGCGCTGGGTCGGCGCGGCGATCACCGGCGAGGTGACCCTGCGGCTGCGACGCGGTGAGGACTACTCCATCCTGGACACCTCAGGACCGGCGTTCAGCTACCACCCGGACAAGCTCTCCATGGAGCGGACCGAGGACTCCGCCTTCGGTCCCGTGGACCGGATCGGCCAGCTGACCATGCGCAACCTCGACATCGCCGACTCGCGCGCCAAGCTGGAGCAGTACGCCGGTCTCGGCATGGTCGGCAGCTCGCATCCGGCGCTGATCGGCGCCGCGCAGGCGGCCTCCACCGGGCTGATCGGCGCGATGCCGCAGGGCGCCTCCGAGGCGATCGCCTCGGACGGCCACGTGTCCGGACAGGACAAGCTGCTCGACCGCGCCGCGATGGAGTTCGGCGCCGACTGA
- a CDS encoding glucarate dehydratase family protein produces MSDGAPLRITDVTITPVAFRDPALLNSVGVHEPFALRSIVQIHTDGGLTGLGETYADELHLERLAAVGHEIVGLDAFATEELHQRVQRVIDRVGGSGGSGLTGMITTSSTVDRVVSPFEVALLDIQGKAIGRPVSDLLGGAVRSAVPFSAYLFYKWAAHPGQEPDEWGEALDPDAIVAQARRMVDDYGFTAIKLKGGVRPPEEEIEAIRALRRAFPDHPLRLDPNAVWTTETSVKVGRALEGVLEYLEDPTPGIDGMAAVAREVPMPLATNMCVVAFDELAPAVAADAVQVVLSDHHYWGGLRRSKLLSGICDTFGMGLSMHSNSHLGISLAAMTHLAAATPNLTYACDTHWPWKTEDVIVDGALTFVHGAVPVPGAPGLGVELDPDALARLHEQYVRCGLRNRDDTGYMRRFDPSFQADLARW; encoded by the coding sequence ATGTCTGACGGAGCACCCCTGCGCATCACGGATGTCACCATCACGCCCGTCGCCTTCCGCGACCCGGCCCTGCTCAACTCCGTCGGCGTCCACGAGCCGTTCGCGCTCCGCTCGATCGTGCAGATCCACACCGACGGGGGCCTGACCGGTCTCGGCGAGACCTACGCGGACGAGCTCCACCTGGAGCGCCTGGCGGCCGTCGGACACGAGATCGTCGGGTTGGACGCCTTCGCCACCGAGGAGCTGCACCAGCGCGTCCAGCGGGTCATCGACCGCGTGGGCGGCTCCGGCGGCTCCGGGCTCACCGGCATGATCACCACCAGCAGCACCGTCGACCGCGTCGTCTCCCCGTTCGAGGTGGCGCTCCTGGACATCCAGGGCAAGGCCATCGGCCGCCCGGTCAGTGACCTGCTCGGCGGCGCCGTGCGGTCCGCCGTCCCGTTCAGCGCGTACCTCTTCTACAAGTGGGCCGCCCACCCGGGCCAGGAGCCGGACGAGTGGGGCGAGGCCCTCGACCCCGACGCCATCGTGGCGCAGGCCCGCCGGATGGTGGACGACTACGGCTTCACCGCGATCAAGCTGAAGGGCGGCGTCCGGCCCCCCGAGGAGGAGATCGAGGCGATCCGGGCACTGCGCCGCGCCTTCCCCGACCATCCGCTGCGCCTGGACCCCAATGCCGTCTGGACGACGGAGACCTCGGTGAAGGTCGGGCGCGCGCTCGAGGGCGTGCTGGAGTATCTGGAGGACCCGACCCCCGGGATCGACGGCATGGCCGCGGTCGCCCGCGAGGTCCCCATGCCGCTGGCCACCAACATGTGCGTGGTCGCCTTCGACGAGCTGGCCCCAGCGGTGGCCGCCGACGCCGTCCAGGTCGTCCTCTCCGACCACCACTACTGGGGCGGGCTGCGCCGCTCCAAGCTGCTCTCCGGCATCTGCGACACCTTCGGCATGGGCCTGTCCATGCACTCCAACTCGCACCTGGGCATCAGCCTGGCCGCGATGACCCACCTCGCCGCGGCCACCCCGAACCTCACCTACGCCTGCGACACCCACTGGCCGTGGAAGACCGAGGACGTGATCGTGGACGGCGCGCTGACCTTCGTGCACGGCGCGGTGCCCGTGCCGGGCGCCCCCGGCCTCGGTGTGGAGCTGGACCCCGACGCCCTGGCGCGCCTGCATGAGCAGTACGTCCGGTGCGGACTGCGCAACCGCGATGACACCGGGTACATGCGGCGCTTCGACCCGTCCTTCCAGGCGGATCTCGCCCGCTGGTAG
- a CDS encoding thioesterase family protein, with protein sequence MTTDSYYEPIDEYRYKPTSHVSGAWSTDEQHFSPLGGLIVHAIDRHLATRPQTGLLLSRISFDILGRLALDECEIRVETIRPGRTIELLEAVVLIADRPVVRARAWLLATVDTAAVAGGPGDRLTPPEQLAPWSMASLWPGGYIASLDSRPLAPREPGRATLWVSTPLDLVAGQTSTPLASYIALVDTANGIAVRQSPTTWMFPNVDLTIHLHRQPEGRWTGLDTTVTFGGTGQGITSTVLHDLRGPVGHAQQILTVRPLPGT encoded by the coding sequence TTGACGACCGACAGTTACTACGAGCCGATCGACGAGTACCGCTACAAGCCCACTTCCCATGTCAGTGGCGCCTGGAGCACCGACGAACAGCACTTCAGCCCGCTCGGTGGGCTCATCGTCCACGCCATCGACCGCCACCTCGCCACCCGGCCGCAGACCGGGCTGCTGCTCAGCCGGATCAGCTTCGACATCCTCGGGCGCCTCGCCCTCGACGAGTGCGAGATCCGGGTGGAGACCATCCGGCCCGGCCGCACCATCGAGCTCCTCGAGGCCGTGGTGCTCATCGCCGACCGTCCCGTGGTCCGGGCGCGCGCCTGGCTCCTGGCCACCGTGGACACCGCCGCCGTGGCCGGTGGCCCCGGGGACCGGCTCACCCCTCCGGAGCAGCTCGCCCCCTGGTCGATGGCCTCGCTGTGGCCCGGCGGGTACATCGCCTCCCTGGACTCCCGTCCGCTCGCACCGCGCGAGCCGGGCCGCGCGACCCTCTGGGTCTCCACCCCGCTCGACCTGGTGGCCGGACAGACCAGCACCCCGCTGGCCTCGTACATCGCGCTCGTGGACACCGCCAACGGCATCGCCGTACGGCAGTCGCCCACCACCTGGATGTTCCCCAACGTCGACCTGACCATCCACCTCCACCGGCAGCCCGAGGGCCGCTGGACCGGGCTGGACACCACGGTCACCTTCGGCGGCACCGGTCAGGGCATCACCAGCACCGTGCTGCACGACCTGCGCGGTCCGGTCGGCCACGCCCAGCAGATCCTCACCGTCCGGCCCCTGCCCGGCACCTGA